From the Synechococcus sp. HK01-R genome, one window contains:
- a CDS encoding nicotinate-nucleotide adenylyltransferase gives MSDSPTDKIALLGTSADPPTRGHQALLEGLCKQFPRVATWASDNPSKQHVIELNQRLELLDALVQSINNPRLELVQELSSPFAITTVTRAEQRWPGLDLCFVVGSDLISQIPRWKDASTLLGHCRLAIVPRQGWPLQDAELKRLRSLGGRLEILPLGIPGTASSEIRSRAAASQIPDALEPLLLKHNFYGFTRGND, from the coding sequence TTGAGCGATTCGCCCACAGACAAAATCGCGCTGCTGGGGACCAGCGCCGACCCACCGACCCGGGGCCATCAGGCCCTGCTCGAAGGTCTGTGCAAACAATTCCCCAGGGTGGCCACCTGGGCCAGTGACAATCCCTCCAAACAGCACGTCATCGAACTGAACCAACGCCTGGAACTGCTCGACGCCCTGGTGCAGTCGATCAATAACCCCCGACTGGAACTGGTGCAGGAGCTCAGCAGCCCCTTTGCGATCACCACGGTGACCCGGGCCGAGCAGCGCTGGCCAGGGCTGGACCTCTGCTTTGTGGTGGGCAGTGATCTCATCAGCCAGATCCCCCGCTGGAAAGACGCCTCCACCCTGCTGGGCCATTGTCGTCTGGCGATCGTGCCCCGGCAGGGATGGCCCTTGCAGGACGCCGAACTCAAGCGCTTGCGCAGCCTCGGGGGCCGTCTTGAGATCCTGCCGCTCGGGATTCCAGGAACCGCCAGCTCCGAGATTCGCTCGCGAGCGGCAGCCTCTCAGATCCCCGATGCGCTGGAGCCGCTGCTGCTGAAGCACAATTTCTACGGTTTCACCCGCGGCAACGACTGA